A region from the Acomys russatus chromosome 20, mAcoRus1.1, whole genome shotgun sequence genome encodes:
- the Rmc1 gene encoding regulator of MON1-CCZ1 complex → MGGEDYYLELCERPVQFEKANPVNCVFFDEANKQVFAVRSGGATGVVVKGPDDRNPISFRMDDRGEVKCIKFSLENKILAVQRTAKTVDFCNFIPDNSQLEYTQECKTKNANILGFCWTSSTEIVFIMDQGIEFYQVLPEKRSLKLLKSHNINVNWYMYCPESAVILLSTTVLENVLQPFYFRAGTMSKLPKFEIELPAAPKSTKLSLSERDIAMATIYGQLYVLFLRHHSRTSNSTGAEVVLYHLPREGACKKMHILKLNRTGKFALNVVDNLVVVHHQDTESSVIFDIKLRGESDGTVTFHHPVLPARSIQPYQIPLAGPPAVTSQSPVPCKLYSSSWIVFQPDIIISASQGYLWNLQVKLEPIVNLLPDKGRLMDFLLQRKECKAVVLSVCSQMLSESDRATLPVIATVFDKLNHEYKKYLDAEQNYTMAVEAGQSRSNPPLKRPVRTHAVVDQSDVYTHVLSPFVENKEMPHKFVIAVLMEYIRSLNQFQIPVQHYLHELVIKTLVQHNLFYMLHQFLQYHVLSDSKPLACLLLSLESFYPPAHQLSLDMLKRLSTANDEIVEVLLSKHQVLAALRFIRGIGGHDNISARKFLDAAKQTDDVMLFYTIFRFFEQRNQRLRGNPNFTPGEHCEEHVAFFKQVFGEQALMRPTTF, encoded by the exons AATGGATGACAGAGGAGAAGTGAAGTGCATTaagttttctttagaaaataagatACTGGCTGTGCAGAGGACCGCGAAGACCGTG gACTTTTGTAATTTTATCCCAGATAACTCTCAGCTGGAATACACACAAGAATGCAAG ACCAAGAATGCCAACATACTAGGATTCTGCTGGACCAGTTCTACTGAAATCGTCTTTATAATGGATCAAGGCATCGAATTTTACCAG GTGTTACCTGAGAAACGAAGTCTCAAACTCCTGAAAAGCCACAACATCAACGTGAACTGGTACATGTACTGTCCCGAGAGTGCCGTGATCCTGCTGTCCACCACAGTCCTTGAGAATGTTCTGCAGCCTTTTTATTTTAGG GCTGGCACCATGTCAAAGCTTCCCAAGTTTGAGATTGAATTACCAGCCGCACCGAAGTCAACGAAACTTAGCCTTTCAGAACGGGATATTGCCATGGCGACCAT ATACGGGCAGCTTTACGTCCTCTTCCTGCGGCATCATTCTCGGACCTCCAACAGTACAGGAGCAGAGGTGGTGTTGTACCATCTCCCACG AGAGGGCGCGTGTAAAAAGATGCACATTCTGAAGTTAAATAGGACGGGAAAGTTTGCCCTAAACGTAGTGGACAACCTGGTGGTTGTCCACCATCAGGACACAGAG AGCTCAGTGATATTTGACATCAAGTTACGGGGCGAGTCCGACGGCACGGTCACTTTCCATCATCCCGTGCTTCCAGCCCGATCAATTCAGCCTTATCAGATCCCCTTGGCAG GTCCTCCTGCCGTGACCAGCCAGTCTCCAGTCCCCTGTAAGCTCT ATTCATCGTCATGGATCGTCTTTCAACCGGACATCATCATCAGCGCGAGCCAAG GTTACCTCTGGAACCTCCAGGTGAAACTTGAGCCCATAGTGAACCTCTTGCCAGATAAAGGGAGACTGATGGACTTTCTTCTCCAGAGGAAGGAGTGCAAGGCGGtcgttctgtctgtctgttcacaGA TGCTGAGTGAGTCAGACAGAGCCACACTGCCAGTGATCGCCACCGTTTTTGATAAACTCAACCATGAGTATAAAAAGTACTTGGATGCCGAGCAGAACTACACAATG GCAGTAGAAGCAGGGCAAAGCCGGAGCAACCCACCTCTCAAAAGGCCAGTGCGGACGCACGCAGTGGTGGATCAGTCTGACGTGTACACACACGTGCTGTCACCGTTTGTGGAAAACAAG gAGATGCCGCACAAGTTTGTAATAGCTGTGCTGATGGAATATATCCGTTCTCTGAACCAGTTTCAGATTCCAGTGCAG CATTACTTACACGAACTTGTCATCAAGACGCTTGTCCAGCACAACCTCTTTTACATGCTGCACCAGTTCCTGCAGTACCACGTGCTCAGCGACTCCAAGCCTCTG gcctgcctgctgctgtccctCGAGAGCTTTTATCCCCCCGCCCACCAGCTATCTCTGGACATGCTGAAG AGACTTTCAACAGCAAATGATGAGATAGTAGAAGTCCTTCTGTCTAAACACCAGGTGTTGGCCGCCCTCAGGTTCATCCGGGGCATTGGTGGCCATGACAACATTTCTGCACGCAAATTCTTAGATGCCGCCAAGCAGACTGATGACGTCATGCTCTTCTATACCATATTCCGCTTCTTTGAACAGCGAAACCAGCGTTTGCGAGGGAACCCTAACTTCACACCCG GAGAGCACTGTGAAGAACACGTTGCCTTTTTCAAGCAGGTTTTTGGCGAACAAGCGCTAATGAGGCCTACAACGTTCTGA